The genomic stretch TTCTGTTCCGCAATCATTTGTATACGTAACTTTTAGTAAATAGGAAGCATTAGCTACCAAACTGCCAGTATTGTTTCGTCCATCCCAAAAAATAGGATCTACAATACCGTTCGGACAGCTTACACTATAATTCCATATTGGTTGTCCAAGCATGGTAAATATTTCCGTTGTAACAGAAGCTACATTATTGAGGTTTGTAATTTTTAATGGAACTGTCGTTGATACAAATCCATTATGATGTGGAAATACTTCGCCACTTGTTCTGCTACAATCTGGAAATATGCACGATTTTGCAAGTTTAAAGTCATCCAAAAGTATGTACGAACCATCACATAGACTGGCAGATTCTGTTTCAATCACAATCCAATCATAACTATCGGAAGGCGCTACAAATTCTATGGTAATTGGATACCATTCTCCTGTCGGATAATTTACAATATCAATTGGTTTATTGAGAACTTGTAGCGTATTTGACATACTTTCTTTGTTGTAATATTTACTTGGATCGCATCTATTATCAAACTGATTTGCGCCTAAAGAATATTCCATATCATTTTTTCTCAAGTAGACATTTAAGTCTAATCCTGTAGACCAATCGCGTGATGCGTTATTTATAGAACGAATATAAAATCGTAAGGTATAGGTTTCTCCTTCTTCAAATTTATTGGCATTAAAGAATTTTTGCTGCACGAGTTCGCCAGGTGCCATTCCCATGTAACCAAGTCCTGAATATGGCATCACTACTGAGCCATCTTCATCATAAGCTCTTAGTTTATTGGTTCCACTATGTGTATTAACCATAAACCAATCAGGAGAATGCAAAAGAAATTGGCTTTTTACAGGTAATTCTCCAGGTGCTGTTATAATTTTTGTTACGGTACGCATGTCACTTTCCCAAACAGAAAGTCCTTCTTGATTTCCAAAATTAGTGGTATTCCATCCGCCTGAATACGTATACGCTTTCGGCGAATAATCATCCACCAAACCTTTATAAAAAGGTGTTGGATTGTATGTAGGCTGATCCGCGACTGCGTTGTGGACCAAATTATCTTGTCCAAAAGACGTCCATCCAAAAAACAAGAATAATGCTAGTATTATGTTACTCTTGTTTTTCATTATTTCTTACTTTTTAATTCATTAACTTCCTTTTTCAATTGAATTACATATAATGTAAGTTCTTCTATTTTTTCTAATAGTTTCGCGTCCATTTCACCCAAATTCAATCCTTCTTTTTCAATTTCTGTAGCCGAAGGAACGTTTGGCAAATGACCGTTAGTATTAATAAACGCTTCAACTTCTTCTAATGGTTTTAAGTTGTAATCGCTTTTAAAAACATAATCTGCCCAAATACCAGCAGCCAATTCTACTTTTACTTTTTCGGTACGAATTCCTTTTTTTACAAATAATTTATATTCGTCACAATCTGTACAAGGATCAAAATCAAACCAATCACCAATCAATGTTTTTCCTGCAGCAATCCAAAGGTTATCATTCTTTGAACTTACAATACTTAAAATATTATCATAACCGCCTGCAAAGTTACTGAACGCTCTTATACGCCAATTTTCGCTTCCGTCACTGTGTTTAAAAGAGATTCCTCCAAACGTGTTTGGTACTTCCGATTGAATTCTAATTTCTTGCTTGTCGCCCAATCTAATATCTAAACGTGCTTGCGGGTCGTCAGTTGCAATACCAACTTTTGCTCCAATAATATTATCTTTTGTTGCCATGAATACTGGTCGTT from Kordia antarctica encodes the following:
- a CDS encoding T9SS type A sorting domain-containing protein produces the protein MKNKSNIILALFLFFGWTSFGQDNLVHNAVADQPTYNPTPFYKGLVDDYSPKAYTYSGGWNTTNFGNQEGLSVWESDMRTVTKIITAPGELPVKSQFLLHSPDWFMVNTHSGTNKLRAYDEDGSVVMPYSGLGYMGMAPGELVQQKFFNANKFEEGETYTLRFYIRSINNASRDWSTGLDLNVYLRKNDMEYSLGANQFDNRCDPSKYYNKESMSNTLQVLNKPIDIVNYPTGEWYPITIEFVAPSDSYDWIVIETESASLCDGSYILLDDFKLAKSCIFPDCSRTSGEVFPHHNGFVSTTVPLKITNLNNVASVTTEIFTMLGQPIWNYSVSCPNGIVDPIFWDGRNNTGSLVANASYLLKVTYTNDCGTETKTSVVEKAGNHPALVNNINCNTSGIITPKPCCVYEPDLVIDNTLLPGIGLLDYQVISTINVAPVYTVTVTNNADVEMRAGTEIMLNPGFTVQPGGNYFAEIVPCKRTRTATSKPIVLTPVQVAQNDRRDSKLDENAIAFYPNPTKNATVLFIKDFEEDTNYQIAIYNMQGVQQLTLNTQVQKTVLNLSRLTTGMYFVKVSNGITSYSAKLIKQ